A window of Streptomyces sp. NBC_01224 genomic DNA:
TAGCTTCCCCGACGTGGCGAAACTCAATCAGATCATCGCAGTGGAGAAGGGCGTCAAGTCCAAGGCTCACCAGGACCTGACGGCGGCGCACCACGGCCTTCAGAAGACCGGTCTGCTGGCCGGGATCTCGCGGACGTATCAGCCGAAGGACGAGGAGGGCGAGCAGCTGCCGCCCGAGTCGACCCTGGTGCAGATCAAGGCCGAGGACGTGCTGCGGGAGACCGCGACGACCCTGACCCGGCTCTTCGATGTGACCGCCACGAAGGACTGGGCGAACTGTTCGGCCCGCGCGGATGTGAAGGTCGACGGACGGGTACTCGTGAGCGAGGTGCCGGTGTCGTATCTGCTCTTCCTGGAGAAGCAGCTGACGGACATCAACACCTTTGTTCGCAAGCTTCCGGTGCTCGACGCCTCCGAGGCATGGACACAGGACCCGTCGACGGACTCCTGGAAGACCGAGCCGGTGAGGACTCTTCGTACGAAGAAGGTGCCCCGCAACCATGTGAAGGCGGAGGCCACTGATAAGCACCCGGCGCAGGTCGAGGTGTACTACGAGGACATTCCGATCGGGTACTGGACGACGGTGAAGTTCTCCGGAGCTCTCCCCGCACGGCGGGTCAACGAACTGCTGGACCGGGTCGAGAAGCTCCAGCAGGCCGTGAAGTTCGCCCGCGAGGAGGCCAACGGCGTGGACGTCACCGACCAGCGGGTGGGTGATGCGGTATTCGGTTACCTCTTCGGGTAACCGACCATGGATTCCCCGGCCGGAGCACTTCGGCCGGGGTGCGCGAGGAGCGCAAGCTGAAACTGAAGCTTGTCGTGACGACGCGGTTCCAGTGGAGGTTCGAGTCCTCCTCCCGGCATTCTGTGCGTTCTGCGCACACGGACGGGCCGGGGTAGCCCAAATGGCAGAGGCAGACCGCGATCAATCTCAGACTCTTGCTCCAGACTCAGCATTCGCCACCGATCGCCGAATCAATCGGGCCCATGCCCATGGGCGTCGAGATGCCGGTTCGACTCCGGCCCGCAGAGCTTCGATCTGCGGTCGTCTAAAGGCAGGACGCGACGACATAAACCTGACACGGGTCCTTAAAAGTGTCGGCGTGCCGAATGGGTGGCATCTTCAGGGCTCGGGGGCCGGCTACGCCCCCGGGCCCGCTCCCGCTTCCGGGGACGTCCTGTCACATGCCCGCGGGCAGTGACACCCCGCGTCCCGCGAAGAAGCGCTCGAAGTCGGGGAGCGGTAGCTCCGCGGCACGCGTGCCGGCCGTCGTGCCGGACGGGTTGTGGAAGTGGACGCCGGTGCCGTCGGCCGTACGAGACGTCAGCAGCACCAGATGCCCGCCCCGCCCCGGAGCGGGCCGTCGCGGATGGCGGATGCCGTAGTGCACCGAGGCCATGACCGTCCGGCCGTCGTCCAGCAGACCGAGGATCTCCTGCGGCGAGAGATGGCGGTGGACCGTGGCGTCCACGCCGTGCACCTCGCGTACGTACTCTGCGAACGGGGCGTAGATCAGGCCCCGGATCACGCCCTCCGCATCCTCCGTGTACGCGCCGTACTTGAGCGCCCCGTCGCGCAGCGCGAACAGGGACGGGGCCCCGGTGCCGAGCGCCATGCGCAGGCAGGTCATACCGCACAGATGACCTGCCCAGCGCGCATACTCGGCCGGTGATGCCGCGCCCGACTCCGCCCAGGCCGGGTCGGTGGCCGGATCGAGTCCGCTCTCCACGATCGGGCCGACAAGCTCGAACGAGGCGAACTGGGTGAGGACGGGAACGCGGCAGGCAGGGCAGGTCACCAGGGGCATCCGATCACTGGCGGTATCCGGTCAGGAAGCGGCCGATGCGGCTGATCGCCGCGTCGAGATCGTCAGCGTACGGGAGTGTCAGGATCCGGAAGTGGTCGGGCCGCGGCCAGTTGAAGCCGGTGCCCTGCACGACCTGGATCTTCTCCCGCAGCAGCAGATCCAGAACGAACTTCTCGTCGTCGACGATCGGATGCACCTTCGGATCGATGCGGGGGAACGCGTACAGCGCGCCCTTCGGCTTCACGCACGACACGCCGGGAATCTCGTTCAGCTTCTCCCAGGCCCGGTTGCG
This region includes:
- a CDS encoding peptidase; this encodes MTCPACRVPVLTQFASFELVGPIVESGLDPATDPAWAESGAASPAEYARWAGHLCGMTCLRMALGTGAPSLFALRDGALKYGAYTEDAEGVIRGLIYAPFAEYVREVHGVDATVHRHLSPQEILGLLDDGRTVMASVHYGIRHPRRPAPGRGGHLVLLTSRTADGTGVHFHNPSGTTAGTRAAELPLPDFERFFAGRGVSLPAGM
- a CDS encoding DUF7873 family protein, which encodes MAKLNQIIAVEKGVKSKAHQDLTAAHHGLQKTGLLAGISRTYQPKDEEGEQLPPESTLVQIKAEDVLRETATTLTRLFDVTATKDWANCSARADVKVDGRVLVSEVPVSYLLFLEKQLTDINTFVRKLPVLDASEAWTQDPSTDSWKTEPVRTLRTKKVPRNHVKAEATDKHPAQVEVYYEDIPIGYWTTVKFSGALPARRVNELLDRVEKLQQAVKFAREEANGVDVTDQRVGDAVFGYLFG